From Drosophila yakuba strain Tai18E2 unplaced genomic scaffold, Prin_Dyak_Tai18E2_2.1 Segkk10_quiver_pilon_scaf, whole genome shotgun sequence, a single genomic window includes:
- the LOC6540146 gene encoding eukaryotic translation initiation factor 4B isoform X4 encodes MASAGKKGKKNKGTVISLQSFLCNSDAPVGTTQVSKKIRNLDGEDSDDGCGTLPLVYQLPTAPRANRIFDDNSIPHKAPFIAYINNLPFDANEDDLYEFFEGINLISLRLPREDGENGRSRGFGYVELENRDDLIHVLSLPDPSIKGRRIRIELSNENDQQSRQKSNRRFDGFGNNGDNRDSGNWRRDSQNNGSNFGYSSNFERSFNRERKPLPDREDANTPGSWRTNARPPSIDSSPTRREVDLVSEKYREGRGRATDRYSREDTSKFEERPKLNLKPRTLPLPEVKSFDFEKNDDEIHLDKQSGTSLNVFGSAKPVDTAARELEIEQRLALARKQDKSRREEEVLNEKLAELQVDKNDNESLVATVSWRRNQDYKESDKVNKCPGSIAELIWSCCPD; translated from the exons ATGGCTTCCGCAG gAAAAAAGGGCAAGAAGAATAAAGGAACAGTTATATCCTTGCAATCATTTCTATGTAATTCTGATGCACCAGTTGGAACAACCCAAGTCtcaaaaaaaatacgaaatttAGATGGCGAAGATAGCGATGACGGTTGCGGTACATTGCCGTTGGTTTATCAGCTTCCAACCGCTCCAAGGGCAAATCGAATATTTGACGATAATTCTATTCCTCATAAAGCCCCATTTATTGCTTATATCAATAATTTACCATTTGACGCAAATGAAGATGACCTCTACGAATTTTTTGAAggtattaatttaatttctctgAGATTACCTAGAGAAGATGGCGAAAATGGTCGATCCAGAGGCTTTGGTTATGTTGAGTTGGAAAATAGAGATGATTTAATCCATGTACTTAGTTTACCAGACCCCTCAATTAAAGGTCGTCGCATTCGTATTGAGCTATCAAATGAAAACGACCAGCAAAGCCGGCAAAAAAGTAATAGGCGGTTCGATGGCTTTGGTAATAATGGCGATAATAGAGACTCCGGAAATTGGAGGCGAGATAGTCAAAATAACGGAAGTAACTTTGGATATTCTTCCAATTTTGAAAGAAGCTTTAACAGAGAAAGAAAACCTTTACCAGATAGAGAAGATGCGAACACTCCGGGATCTTGGCGCACAAACGCTAGACCGCCATCTATTGATTCATCCCCTACGCGGAGGGAAGTTGACCTAGTATCTGAAAAATATCGCGAAGGTCGAGGCAGAGCAACGGATCGATATTCCCGAGAAGATACATCCAAATTTGAAGAAAGgccgaaattgaatttaaaaccACGAACTTTACCATTGCCAGAAGTGAAGAGTTTTGACTTCGAAAAAAATGATGATGAGATCCATTTGGATAAACAAAGCGGAACTTCATTGAACGTGTTTGGGTCTGCAAAACCTGTAGATACAGCAGCAAGGGAGTTGGAGATTGAGCAGAGATTGGCTCTCGCTCGAAAACAGGATAAGAGTCGTAGAGAAGAGGAggttttaaatgaaaaacttgCCGAACTCCAGGTGGataaaaatgataatgaaaGTCTTGTTGCCACAGTTAGTTGGCGCAGGAATCAAGACTACAAGGAGAGCGACAAAGTTAATAAGTGTCCAG gatcaatagcggagttGATCTGGTCATGCTGTCCGGATTAA